In Formosa haliotis, the sequence CTGGCGGTTTAGGTTGCCCAATTTTACAATATTTAACAGCAGCGGGGGTAGGAACTATCGGTATTATCGATCATGATACTGTAGATCAGTCTAACCTGCAACGTCAAATTTTATATAGTTTTGATGATATTGGCAAATTTAAGGTATCGTGTGCTATTTCAAAATTAGAACGTCTTAATAGGTTTGTGAAATTTAAGGCCTATATAGAGCGTTTAACTAAAGCAAACGCTTTAAAAATTTTTAAGTCTTATGATATTATTGTAGACGGGACCGATAATTTTAATACCCGTTATTTGGTAAACGATGCTGCGGTTTTAAGCGAAAAACCAGTGGTTTTCGGGTCGATTTTTAAATTCGAAGGGCAGGTTTCTGTTTACAATTATAAAAATGGACCCACTTATAGATGTTTATTTCCTAAGCCACCAGAAGATGCTTTAAATTGTGAAGAAGCTGGTGTACTAGGTGTATTACCGGGAATTATTGGTTGTTTACAAGCAAATGAAGTTATTAAAATGATTTGTGAGATAGGAGAGGTGCTATCTGGTAAATTGTTAGTGCTTAATACCCTAACCATGAATCAAAATATTTTAGCTTACGATAAAACAGTACATGCACATGTTACCTATATTGCCGATGTAAATGAAGCTTGTGACATTAATGAACCTTTAAAATATTTAACTTTCGATGAGTATTTGAAACATAAAGAAGATTTCTTTTTGTTAGATGTACGCACCTTGAAAGAGCACAATATGTTTCATTTATCTCACGATTATCATATTCCGCTTAAGGAGTTACACGAGCGATATTTTGAATTAAAAACAGAAAAGCCAATTTTGGTATATTGCCAATCGGGCAGACGTAGCGCTCAAGCAATTAAATTATTAAAAAAATTAAACGTAAATAATAAGTTGTATAATTTAAAGAACGGACTGCAACATCCTATAGCTTAAGTCCACCATACTACAAAACATTTTTTAGTAATACCATTGGGGTATTTAATCCAGCATAAAGGAGCTATTTGTTTTGCAATGAGAGGCTCTAAACGTAATAAAAAATTAGAAAAGCTTAGCCAAGGTATTTGTGTTTCTATGTCGCATAACCAATTGACTTTTTTGGGTATAAAAAATTTACAAGTGCTTAAAAGATGCACCTCAGAATAAGAAATATAAAACCCTGTAACACAATCAGGGTTTAGCTCTTTAAAAACATCTTTTAAAGCCGTAAGTGGTAAAAATAATTGAGCTTTAAACAAAACGCGTTGTTGAAGTTGTTTAGTTGAAATTCCTAAGGCTTCTAATTGATTTTGGGTTTCCTGTTTGTAGAGAAGTGGTAATTGCTTGTGTTTTAGTTTGTTAATTTTTTCAATAAAGCTGTCTTTTCTATTGGGACCAATCCAATGCTCAAACTCAGTTTGTCCAACTTTTGGATCGTATAAATAAAACTTATAAACTATTTCTATATGGTAAAGGGTGTTGTGGTGCCTTAAAATACAATCTATTTCACCTAAAGTTGTTTTATCTTTCTGAATTTGAAGGTTTTCGGCTAAAAAGTCGATGTTTTTACACTGGTTTAATTCGAAAAACACAAATTGTTCTACAAGTTTACCTAAACGAAGGCCTTCTTCAACCCGAATATTTAGATTTGAAAAGTTAGAATTAGGTATTTTAAATTGCTCTAATTCTAAACTGTTTTTCCCCGTCCATAGCAGTGGTGTATTGAAATACCCGTGATATTGTTTTTCATTTTCTGTCATGGATTTGTCCGTTTTAAAACAGGCTAAAAGGTCGTAAAAATAATTTCCTTAGATACATTCTAAATTCTTACAAAAGTGTTAAATTTTCATAATTTTTCTTTATTTTTACATAAGCAAAAACAATAGTATTTTGGCAAATCACTTTCTTCCGGATAAAAATTCTAAATGGCTACCAATATCCATCGTAATTTTAGGTAGTATTGTTGGGCTTGGATTGTTTCTAGCTAAAGAATCGGAAATTGTCTCTTACATGACAGACGACCCTAAAGCTTGTGTTAATTGCCACGTTATGACTTCTGAATATAATAGTTGGATGCATAGTTCGCATAGAGAGATGGCATCATGTAACGATTGCCATGTCCCTCACGATAATATTGCAAATACCTACTATTTTAAAGCGAAAGATGGTTTGTATCATGCCTCGGTGTTTACCATGCGTATGGAGCCTCAAGTCATTACAATGAAAGAAGCTTCGGCAGAGGTGGTTCAACAAAATTGTGTACGCTGCCACGAACAACAAATTACAGACCCTAAATTATCGAGTTGGGTTGAATCTCATAAGACCAACAGAACAGAGCGCCAATGTTGGAGCTGTCATCAAGAAGTTCCACACGGAAAAGTTCACGGATTAAATAGTACAAGATATACCATAGCACCTATTCCAACCGATCAAGAGAAAGATGTTGTTCCTGAATGGTTGAAAAAAGAAATTAAAAATAATTAAATTGTAATCACATGAAAAATTGGATCTTATTTGTCATAACCGCAATAGTAGTTTTTCTACTAGGTATGCTAGCTTCAAGTGTAATTAACAGGAAGAGTGAGGCTAAATTTGCTTATGTTCCACAGGTTAAAATTTCGGAAAATGAACCTAGGAATGAAATTTGGGGTAAAAATTTCCCAAAAGAATACCAGTCTTACATTCAAACTTTAGATACGTCTTTTGCTTCGTTTCAAGGAGGAAGTAAAACGATCGATATGTTAGAGGAAGATCCTAGATTAGTGGTGTTATGGGCTGGTTACGCATTCTCTAAAGATTACAACCAAGGTCGGGGGCACTACTATGCTGTTGATGATGTAAGAAATATTTTAAGAACCGGTGCACCTAAAGGGGAAGGCGATGGCCCTATGCCTGCAACGTGTTGGACTTGTAAAAGTCCAGATGTACCGCGTTTAATGAACGAAAAAGGTGTTGC encodes:
- the moeB gene encoding HesA/MoeB/ThiF family protein, yielding MLNKEELLQYRRHLTLEDIGDKGQNKLKSAKVLVVGAGGLGCPILQYLTAAGVGTIGIIDHDTVDQSNLQRQILYSFDDIGKFKVSCAISKLERLNRFVKFKAYIERLTKANALKIFKSYDIIVDGTDNFNTRYLVNDAAVLSEKPVVFGSIFKFEGQVSVYNYKNGPTYRCLFPKPPEDALNCEEAGVLGVLPGIIGCLQANEVIKMICEIGEVLSGKLLVLNTLTMNQNILAYDKTVHAHVTYIADVNEACDINEPLKYLTFDEYLKHKEDFFLLDVRTLKEHNMFHLSHDYHIPLKELHERYFELKTEKPILVYCQSGRRSAQAIKLLKKLNVNNKLYNLKNGLQHPIA
- a CDS encoding DUF1853 family protein; this translates as MTENEKQYHGYFNTPLLWTGKNSLELEQFKIPNSNFSNLNIRVEEGLRLGKLVEQFVFFELNQCKNIDFLAENLQIQKDKTTLGEIDCILRHHNTLYHIEIVYKFYLYDPKVGQTEFEHWIGPNRKDSFIEKINKLKHKQLPLLYKQETQNQLEALGISTKQLQQRVLFKAQLFLPLTALKDVFKELNPDCVTGFYISYSEVHLLSTCKFFIPKKVNWLCDIETQIPWLSFSNFLLRLEPLIAKQIAPLCWIKYPNGITKKCFVVWWT
- the nrfH gene encoding cytochrome c nitrite reductase small subunit encodes the protein MANHFLPDKNSKWLPISIVILGSIVGLGLFLAKESEIVSYMTDDPKACVNCHVMTSEYNSWMHSSHREMASCNDCHVPHDNIANTYYFKAKDGLYHASVFTMRMEPQVITMKEASAEVVQQNCVRCHEQQITDPKLSSWVESHKTNRTERQCWSCHQEVPHGKVHGLNSTRYTIAPIPTDQEKDVVPEWLKKEIKNN